The Erigeron canadensis isolate Cc75 chromosome 4, C_canadensis_v1, whole genome shotgun sequence genome window below encodes:
- the LOC122597879 gene encoding ubiquitin carboxyl-terminal hydrolase 4-like: MGAAGSKLEKALGDQFPEGERYFGLENFGNTCYCNSVLQALYFCVPFRKQLLEYYGNVKNPGDVEENLLTCLAELFMQISTQKKKTGVIAPKRFVQRVKKENELFRGYMHQDAHEFLNFLLNELVDILEKETNAAKSSKEHSSPPESIPNGIHMPQANGVQKEPLVTWVHKNFQGILTNETKCLRCETVTARDETFLDLSLDIEQNSSITSCLKNFSSTETLNAEDKFFCDKCCSLQEAQKRMKIKKPPHVLVIHLKRFKYMEQLGRYKKLSYRVVFPLELKLTNTMEDADCEYSLSAVVVHVGSGPNHGHYVSLVKSHDHWLFFDDENVEMIDESAVQTAFGSAQEYASNTDHGYILFYESLAAQQ; this comes from the exons ATGGGAGCAGCAGGATCTAAACTAGAGAAAGCATTAGGAGATCAATTCCCCGAAGGCGAACGTTATTTCGGTCTCGAAAACTTTGGCAACACTTGTTATTGTAACTCTGTCCTTCAG GCTCTATATTTTTGTGTTCCATTTCGTAAGCAGCTACTCGAATATTATGGAAATGTTAAAAATCCAGGAGATGTAGAAGAAAATCTTCTTACATGTTTGGCGGAACTGTTTATGCAG ATTAGTACACAAAAGAAGAAAACAGGTGTTATTGCTCCAAAACGCTTTGTACAAAGAGTCAAGAAAGAAAATGAGCTTTTCCGTGGTTATATGCACCAG GATGCTcatgaatttttgaatttccTGCTGAATGAGCTAGTTGACATACTAGAGAAAGAAACCAATGCAGCAAAAAGTTCAAAAGAACATTCATCACCTCCTGAAAGTATCCCTAATGGGATACATATGCCTCAGGCCAATGGTGTACAAAAGGAGCCTTTGGTTACGTGGGTTCACAAAAACTTTCAG GGTATACTTACAAACGAAACCAAGTGTTTAAGATGTGAGACTGTGACTGCAAGGGACGAGACTTTTCTTGATTTGAGTCTTGATATAGAGCAGAACAGCTCAATAACGAGCTGTCTAAAAAACTTCAGCTCTACCGAGACCTTAAATGCCGAGGATAAGTTTTTCTGTGATAAATGCTGCAG TTTGCAGGAAGCGCAAAAGAGGATGAAGATCAAGAAACCACCTCATGTTTTGGTTATACATTTGAAGCGTTTCAAGTACATGGAGCAGCTCGGTAGGTACAAGAAATTATCATATCGTGTTGTTTTTCCCCTTGAGCTAAAGCTGACCAACACCATGGAAGATGCTGATTGTGAGTACTCTTTATCTGCGGTGGTGGTTCATGTGGGAAGTGGTCCTAATCATGGGCATTATGTCAGCTTGGTTAAAAGCCATGACCACTGGCTATTCTTTGATGACGAGAATGTAGAAATGATCGACGAATCTGCTGTTCAAACCGCATTTGGGTCAGCCCAAGAATATGCAAGCAACACCGATCATGGGTACATTTTGTTCTATGAGAGCCTTGCTGCCCAACAATGA
- the LOC122596563 gene encoding ubiquinol oxidase 2, mitochondrial, with protein sequence MNRLVANMIIRRSCVINSGRSFTGVQFPSAVVVVKDHDFGKFEWRRMMSSEAEPAAKAPSVKQAEGGSDQKKEVVSSYWGISRSKITREDGTEWPWNCFMPWDTYQSNLSIDLSKHHVPKNFVDKFALRTVKLLRIPTDVFFQRRYGCRAMMLETVAAVPGMVGGMLLHLRSLRRFQQSGGWIKALLEEAENERMHLMTMVELVKPKWYERLLVLAVQGVFFNAFFVIYMLSPKLAHRIVGYLEEEAVHSYTEFLKDIESGAIENVPAPAIAIDYWRLPKDSTLKDVITVIRADEAHHRDVNHFASDIHFQGKELREAPAPVGYH encoded by the exons ATGAATCGATTAGTTGCCAACATGATTATAAGGCGGAGCTGCGTGATCAACAGCGGCCGGAGCTTTACCGGAGTACAGTTTCCGTCGGCGGTGGTTGTAGTTAAGGATCATGATTTTGGAAAATTTGAGTGGCGGAGGATGATGAGTTCGGAAGCGGAACCGGCGGCGAAAGCGCCGTCGGTGAAGCAGGCGGAAGGCGGTAGCGATCAAAAGAAGGAGGTTGTATCGAGTTATTGGGGGATATCGAGATCAAAGATTACTAGAGAAGATGGTACTGAATGGCCTTGGAACTGTTTTATG CCATGGGATACTTATCAATCAAACTTGTCCATAGATCTCAGCAAGCATCATGTACCGAAGAATTTTGTGGATAAATTTGCTCTCAGGACAGTGAAACTGCTGAGAATTCCAACAGATGTATTTTTCCAG AGGCGATATGGATGCCGTGCAATGATGCTTGAAACAGTAGCAGCCGTCCCTGGCATGGTGGGTGGAATGCTACTGCACTTGAGATCTCTACGTAGGTTCCAACAAAGTGGGGGTTGGATCAAAGCATTGCTTGAAGAAGCCGAGAATGAGAGGATGCACCTCATGACAATGGTGGAGCTTGTGAAACCCAAGTGGTATGAACGCCTTCTGGTTCTGGCAGTCCAGGGGGTTTTCTTCAACGCTTTTTTCGTTATATACATGTTATCCCCAAAACTGGCACATAGAATAGTTGGGTATCTTGAAGAAGAGGCGGTCCATTCTTACACCGAGTTTTTGAAGGACATAGAGAGTGGTGCAATTGAAAACGTTCCAGCTCCTGCTATTGCTATTGATTACTGGAGGTTGCCAAAAGATTCAACCTTGAAAGATGTCATAACTGTTATCCGGGCTGATGAAGCTCACCATCGTGATGTCAACCATTTTGCTTCT